Genomic segment of Arachis hypogaea cultivar Tifrunner chromosome 11, arahy.Tifrunner.gnm2.J5K5, whole genome shotgun sequence:
TTTTCAAGCTAATTCCAATATTACTTTTTCCAAAATGATATTTAGAATTCAAAGTAGAGTTATAATATTTTCCAATAATTCTAAATCTTtagggatgaagaacgaaaactcaatcatgaaatagatcaaagcataaacctcaaataaagtaaaatacttagattaataatccataaaaagatgaacaaagctcctaaccttaacaaaggagattagttgctcatgatccAAAAGAAAATAACACTCTGAATTGAAAAATGGCTCCGAGCGAGGAAAATCACGTGAATGACCTACCTTTTAAGTACTAAGCCTAATTAAATATTcaaaagaaatcaaaattaaaataaaatcaaatctaaactaattaatattattccaattatttttcttctcaagtCAAGCTACATGTAATTCTTCACAATTGTCAATCAATGCTCCAAATCATGGGCCTTGTTGAAAAATCCGGTCAAACCTTGAtcaaataagtaattaattaaatataggaaaaaatggttgaaaaatttAGCAATCATAATTTGACAATTGAAATATGATATTTAGACTCAGTGGATTTTTTCGAGTCGAAAAATAATTTTCTACGTAAAAATGCGCACTGAAAATTTAACTggtagtaccggctgagatctgtctgctactgcagctgagaaaattaattatgagtgaaaaaggttaaaaagttaaaattcaTGTTTGACAAGGTAAAAATGTTTAAAACGTAGATTAAagtgctaatcttaaaggttttggccgaAAGTTAGGCCAAACGGGCCATATATGTGAACTAGGCACAAGTTGGGCCAAAGCCGAGAATATATAAACCCTAATTAAAGGCCATTCAGCACAAACACCCCTTCATTTTCTACTTCTTGCTGAAATGAGAAGGAGGGAAAAAGAGTGAAACCCTAACCTTGAAACACTAAATCCACCACAACTTTCTCTTTAGAGCTCTAATTGCCGCACTGTTTGTAGCCACGCGAAGcccttctcatcctctacaattctatcaaaGAATATTGGTAGGAATCTTGAGTTCTCATACCCCATTTTTTTAGTTaatgataaattcaaaatttggttatgggttttgagaaatcttgtgattttggttgtttaggggtaCTCTAGTATGAGCTATTAGCGAGTTTCATTAATTTCGTAGGTTAAGAGTATTGGGTGATTTTGGTACACTTTGGGAGCTTGAAAATTTCCTGTGGAACTATtgggtgaggcttggagctatgACTTGGTGAAAATTCACAAGTGAAGAGCTTAGTTTTGACTTTCAAGAGGTacgatttaaattttatttaaataccgTAGAATGTAGTATGAAATTCTAGGCTAGATATCCCTAAGATTAGGTTTGGATTGTATATTTGATTGGAATTGATATGTGTAGTTGAGATGTTATTGTAATTGATGATTTGGATGAGGATTGTGTGATTATGGAAACTTGATGTGTTGTTGGAATTGATGTTGGATGGTGATTTGTGTTTtatgagttatatatatatatatatatatatatatatatatatatatatatatatatatatatatatatatatatatatatatatatatatatatatatatatatatatatatatatatatatattgaattgatGAATATTGAGATAGAGGCCATGAATTTTAGGTCGGAGGCTGAAAAAAAGGGTAGAATGGTAAGTGGTGGTTGAATTGTGTGATGATGTATGGGATTGAATGGAAAAATGCTATTGAATGTGTGGAAATTTGAGGGGTTGATGAAATAGTGGAAAATGAGGTTTTGAGGTGTTGAATTGATGAATTTAAGTTGAAATGTGTAAATGGAGTAggtttgaattttgattgagtgTGAATATGTGAATTGAGTTGGTTTAAGGTCAAATTGATGAGTGAAAATTGTTATGGCttgtgaacttttgaaaaagttgGTAAATGCTGTTTATGATTAAAACTGATTTTTGGCCAACTTCAACGGGTCGTATCTCAGTCCTCGGAGTTGGAAACTTTACAAAACtagatttttttatgaaaattcattTCTCAATCTTTGCAACAGTTCATGAAtggttgaaaaataaattttgtgaaaaaagatatgaatgtTTGAAATTGGGTTGAAAAACTAGTTTTTATAATATATCAGCTTTTTCAAGTTTTGGTATGGCTTGTGTACGCGAGCACTGTCGTGTGTACGCAGGAGTTGGTCTCTGCcaacacccatgcgtacgcgaacACGGGGTACATACGTGAGTTTGTCAAAATTACGCTCATGCGTACGCGAGCGAACCCGACTGCCCAAACCTTCCACGTGCGCGAAGGTGATCCGCGTACACGACTTTGTCAAATTTACATTCATGTATAGACGAGCATGTGCATGTGCACACGACCACCATGTTTTTCTGAAAAGTGAATTTTTTAATCTTTCAACCATTCCTCAAGCCTTCTAAACCTTTATAAAACCCGATCAGAGTCTAGAGCCAGTGTAATTAACAATAGAAGAGTTAGAAGTGAGAGTTAATGAGGTGAGTTGATGAATTGGAAAGAGAGGAATAAAGTGTGAAGTGATATATGAAGAGGATAAATGTTATAATtgattatgatgatgaatgataatAATGAATTAGATTAATTAAGATTGaatattgttccgagggttacctgaaacgttgaggtcgatctcggatgagatcttccggTCTGGTCAAACCTGTTGTGTCCGATTTGTTGGAGCTTGAGGTGCTGCTGGTTCTTGATCATCggggggtggtggtacctgcaagagactccgatacttaagttagtgcgggctttaggcaggtttttagtagaattggagtatgagttatacttgggtgctccagtgtatttatagtggtgctCGATGATCTTTCTTGAGATAAGAttgttatctttatcttatcttttgcggATGAGATCATATCTTTTGCCAACCGCTTCCTAGTAGGCGGTGGCTCTTTGTTTTGGGCCTCTTTCGGGTCTGTTTAGGAGTTTACCGAGCTCTTGTGAAGAGGTCAGTTATGGGCCTAACCTTTGGTGAGGTCGGTCCTCTTGTCTTCGGCTCTTCTGATCCATCAGTTCGGAccatggtatgaacagtgcccctgcttgagctttcGACTTCTCGAGGTCGTGCTCGTTCCGAGCTTCGATCTCTTGGTGAGGTCGTGCTCGAGCATCTCTTTATTGGTTGAGTTCGGTTTTGTTGGTCCTTCACGGGTGGTTTCTGCGTCTTTAATTCTTTCAAAATGCGAAGCGTTTTGCTTTTAAATGCTGCACCATTTTCGAGCACAGTCGTTTCTTAGATATCCATAAGTGCTTTTAAAGACTATTGATTGAACCCTTACTTTCTTTGACGTTTTGCTTttcctctttttattttgttcaaaATCAGAGGGGTCTTTGGCTTTGTTTCATTTTCTGAAGaaagtttctttctttcttttttatttctttgattTGCCCcaagttttttcttcttttccaaaGCTTTGAGGCTCTAGTTGGTGTGGATCGTCTGTGCTTTTGCCGTGCGTTTGTCATTACTTCTGCTTCTCCTTACTTTAGGTTGGTACCTATTTTATGCATTTCACATTTTTCCTGTTTGATGGTAGTTGTGATTCTTCTGCGCACTTTGTTTTTGCTTCTGCTGCATGCTGTTATGTTCTTTAAAGTTTCGATCTTTCTTCTTACTGCTGCTTAAAGGCTAGGGCTTGGGGCTTTGGATCTTCTTTGATCCCTTGCGTTTTTTCTTCCTGTGCTTgcattgcctccaaagggtgtcgCTAGGTTTGTGGTGGTGATTTGCTTTTGCGAACCTTGGGGCGCCCTTTGTTGTCTTGTTGCTGGTTCGTTGGTTGTtctttcatcttcttatttctggccgagttgtttggtagtgactCCCCTTTCATTTTCTTGCTGTAGGTGTAATTTCTATGTCTACTCGTagaaatattgttgagatgtccaCAAAGGTTCCTCCTGGTATGGCTGACTGGTTAGATTCTGTAGTGTTAGGGTGTGTCACTGTGGCGGATCCGAAATATTGCAAAAAATTTAGGAGGTATCATAGGATTTGTGGGAATAGGGAAGATGAGAAGACTATGAGTTGGTGTCACCCGACTCCGAGGAGAGGGTCAGTTTTCCTCCTTTAAGTCGGGCAGAGCGTACGTTATTCTATGCATATGATTGCTTTTTTACCAAGTTAggcattacccttccttttactgagTTTGAGACCGACTTCATTTGGAACTGCAACCTTTCCCCTTCTCAGCTTCATCCCAACTCTTGGGCTTTTATGAAAATTTTTCAGCTATTTTGCCAGGAGTTGGGTGTCCGACCTTCCCTcagtctttttctttatttgtttgtgCTGACCAAGCTAGGGGCGgctaagaagaaggcttcttggatctcCTTTCGTGCTACCCAGGGTAAAAAGgtgttttctatttttgatgactcctttcatgattttaaaaatttctacttCAAGGTTCGGGCTGTGGATGATGTTcatcccttttttcttgatgagaataaGGAACCCACCTTACCCATTTGGTGGTAAGAGGAGCCTGTAGTTCTTAAGTATTTGTTAGAGAGTCTTGATGAGGTAGAGAGGGCCTTTGTGGGTGTTTTGGAGGAGCACTGGGGGGAGCCTTCTCATTTGGATACAAAGAAGTTTTTAGGGGATCCTGCTCTTCTCCGTTCCTAGCTAGGTAGCGCCCGACTTCCTACAAATTTTTTATTGTCGTTTGTTTGTCATTATCCACTATATAAATGCTTTTGTGatttttttcagagatggtttcCAGCTCCGATTCGATGAAGGTCCTCCGCAAGACCAAGAAGACGGTGGCCGCCTAGAACTTGCAGAGAAAGACGTCGGGTGAGGGTTCTTCTCAGGTTCTACCAAAGAAGCCAGACTCGGGTCCTCAGGGTCCGAGGAAGATTATCTTTACTCCTCAGGTTCGTCTGGCCTCTACTGTTCCGACTTTGACGACCTCTGGTGCTGCCTCTTCCCCCTCTTCATCTGGGACCTATCCTAATGATAAAGACTTCAATGGGGTGGCCTTTGTTGTGGAGCACATCGCCCCATATGGTTTTGTTCCAATTGATGTTGTATCTATCCTCAAGCACCTTGATTTTATATCCAGCAACGGTGTCCGGATGGCCAACCTTAGTGCTGTATTGTTGAGGGAGTTTAAGAAATCCCCTATTAATGCTATCAGCGCCTTCCTTGGGAGTGCTAAGGCTAATTATGAGAGGGTAGAGGGGCTGAGGCTTGAGATGGAGGCAAAAATTGTTGGGCTGGAGCTGTttttggagaaagagaaggctCGGGCCACTGCGGCAGAGGCGTCTGCTAATTTGGCAGAGGAGATGCAAAGAAAGCCATGGAGAGTTATACCCGGACTTTTGAGGAGCTTCTTGAGGTGAAGGAAAAGCTCCAGTCCTCCTATGATGATTATGCCGAGTTACAGGGTCACATTGTGAATGGCATGACTACTTTGTACGAGAACTTGAaagctcaggtccgggttcttgctcctgacgcCGATCTCTCTCTGATCAGCATGGATAACATTGTTGAGGATGGCAAGAACGTGCTTGCCCCTGATGATGACGAGACTCCCGCTCCTGATCTCAAGGCCAAGGCTTCTACAGCCCCTTCTACTGAAGCTACCCAATCTGAGGCTGACCCTGATGTGGAAATTTTGAATGGGCCGGACGGTGTTGTTGGGGCAGTCCCGATTTCGGTCATTCTAGCTTCTCAGGATGTGGTGATGGGAGCAAAGTTGGATCCTCTATGACTTCTCTCCCTTATTTTATTGTTCCTTTGATTATGTGTTGATATGGTCCGACCTGTGGACCTCTAAACTCTTTTTATTGTAATCTTTTGTGTGGTTTGCTGACATTTGTGGTTGCTCTCtagtaactttttatttttaatcaaacacttTCACTCATGAGTTGGTGTTAGGGAACCTTTGAGTTTTTAATGTTTAACTTTTTGAAACTTCCTTGTTTTGACTTGCTTTGGTTGTGTGCTGGCTGATTTCTGAGGAATGCCTTTACCCCTTTGGTTGTTGTTTCAACCTTATCTGGATTTCATTTTTGGGTAGTGTTTGATAATGAAAATTATTTGCTGGCTTCGAATCAATCAAAATAAGAAGCAATTTgttagtagcatagtccaaactaaCAATGAATTCTCATAATCAAATGTTAATTCAAAGGATGTCACAATCAAAACACAATAACCGGGAGTTTGAATTCCCGGGTCGTCTTTCCTAGGAGTTACAATTAAGTGTCTATTATTGGCTAAAGGGAAATGAGGGTTGGATGGTGGCAATTGgcaagaaatttaaagtgcaagaaactaaataGGCATGCAATGAGTAAATGGAAGCAAGTGAAAGTAATGCAAAtggaaattaaatgataaaaaggactcttggcaagaagtgggtaattaaggattcctatcctagttgtggaccacaaacatggtaattgtgtgtaaattaatcccaattagttaaCCTtgcatcgaggataagtcaaaggGCATtattgattccaatccctaagtcctagtaaacactagtgggtcacttagagtcaagggaaaccaaatcaattaacaatcctcacacaatgtggaatggacatccacaactcaatttcacccaatCACCCAATTTTCCAACCAAGAGTGGGAAAAGACTAGGCCAAaaccaaccaagtattttgtcaaacacttggtgggaataaaaagaaagcatgataaaatgacaaaaaataataaatgctacaactaccaagcaagaaaagtaaagatagcaactcaattGAGCAATAAAggacatgaaacataaattgaattaattgtaaattaaaataacaagagtgctCATGAACATcaaaaagaaagggaaataagaaattaacaagataacataaggaaattaagacaataaaacaaagaaaggtagaagaaactagattgAAGAAAGAATTAAACATAGAAATTACAAGGAATCAAACTAAGAAACCctagttctagagagaaggggaagcttctctctctagaaaataaccTACATAgtgctaaactaaccctaatttctcccccctCACTTTAACATAGAATGAGGCCCTCTTTGatataggaagaatcagcttcagaaagtcccaaAACTGGGCTCTAGAGGCCCAAAAATCGCCTCCAGCGATTTCCATTAAGTGAGTCATGTGCTGGgacgtgtgcgtatgcacaggtgtgtgcgtacgcacacatgctaaTTTCCTTCTTATGCGTACGCACATAATGTTATGCTTACGCACACATGGCTTTATGgttcttgtgcgtatgcacaggtggtTGTGTGCACgtacactccaatgtgtgcttctcctttgttttcttcatgttttctccctcttgcatgcttctcttccactcttatcaagccattccaactTATTACACCTGAAATgactcatcaaaaccatcaaggtatcgaatgggataaaagtgattaaaataagcacaaaatagcatgttttcacaattaggctcaattaagggagagaacacaaaagtatgctatttggatgaataaatatgggtttatatgatgaaatccactcaaatcaaagcaaaatatatcgtcaaatatggattcatcagcgTCCCTTTGTGGACTTTCTACCTTTTTAGCCTATCCACTTTTTGGAATTTGGTGTTGGGCTTTTCTGGCCAACCTCCTTCCTGACGACCTTGAGGTAGTGTtttctcatgaacttctaccttTGATTTGTGTCTTTTTTGATTGCGTTTACGATTTTTCCGAGctattttattctgtttttggcAATTTTGTCCTTGCAGTTTGGTGTTGTTGTTTCGGGCTTTTTAGTCGGTTTCCAATAACTTTCTAGGTAATGTTCTGTTCAGAAcctttctttttttagtttatttggacGACCTTTAACCCTTGTTTGGGCTTGTGACTACCTTCGCTTTTTAGGCAGCGACCTTTTCGGACTCCTACCTTTTAGCTTAGTAGCTTTGACACTAGGTTTTTCAACCTTTTTCGACCTTCGCACGGTTAGGAAGGCATTGTTGCCTTTTTTAGTGATCATTTAGCTGGTCTGACTCCTCTGTCGGGCCTTCTCAAGTTATTTTTTGCAACCCTGTTTTTAATCCAACCTTGTCAGGCCACTTTATATGGGTCgcttttataacttctcacattaattcgATCCTCGTCGCTTCACCTTGCCGATCTTTCCCGGTTGGGCGATgaattttgcattttttgttcGAGCGTAAATTAATGCACCatggtaggaaacttttttagggaatgcaatgaataaaaaatgtaaataataGTATATACATGTGTGGGGTTACCCTGCAAGTCGGGACGCCTTCgggtcttggcttggtgcctcgttaaaaaacccttTAGTGGGAAAAAGAGCACACCTTGGCTCAAGACCtttctctagctatagtaccttcttaggttacaagcatgccatgacctcgGGAGCTCCCGCCCTTGGAGGTCAGCCACCCTATAGTAACCTTTCCCTAGTACTTCTGTAATCTGGTATGGtgctttccagttagctgctagctttccttttCCTGACGGACCTGTTCCGATATCAttatggattaggattaggtCGTTGGTAGCGAAGCTTCGTTAGATTACCTTCCGGTTGTACCTTGAGGCCATTCAACGCTTTAGTGCGTCCTCTCTGATCCAatctctttctcggacttctggaagcaGGTCGAGTTCTTTCTTTTATGCTCCAGAGTTGTTGTCCTCACTGTAGAAGATCACCCTTGGGGATCTTTCATCTATTTCTacggggatcattgcctccattctgtaagcaagtcggaagggtgattccctcGTGGTGGAGTGTGGTGTTGTCCGGTACGCCCATGGGACTtgggggagctcttcagcccaggctcctttcgCGTCCTGTAATCGACGCTTTAACctggccaatatgactttattggTGGCCTCCTCCTGTCCGTTGGCTTATGGATGTTCAactgaggtgaactggtgcttgatttttaGATCAGCTACCAGGTTCCTAAAGCCCGTGTTGGTGAACTGAGTCccgttgtccgtggtgatggagtgggaaactccaaaccttgtgacgatATTTCTATGCAGGAACTTCCAACTTCTTTGGGCGGTAGCGGCGGCCAatggctctgcctcgatccactttgtgaagtaatctattcctacAACGAGGAATTTGACTTGCCCTAATCCCTGGGGGAATGGTCCAgggaggtcgagcccccactttgcgaaCGGCCAGGGTGAGGTGACGCAAATGAGTTCTTCAGGTGGGGCCATGTGGAAGTTGGCGTGCTTCTGGTATAGAGGGCATGTTTTGATGAACTCGGCTGCTTTCTTCTGTAAGGTCAGCCCTTAGAAGCTGgctcgaagtacttttttggatAGAGCCCGTGCCCCAAGGTGGTTGTTGCACATGCCACTATGAACGTCCTCCAGGACCTCTTTTATGGCAGAAGTCGGGATGCACTTTAGGAGGTGTGTTGAAATTCCTCTTCTGTACAGGACATcttgtagtattgtgcttcccatATGAGCCTTTTTGCGTCTTTTTTTTCTGTGGGAAGTGTTTcggacttgaggtagttgattataggggtcatccacccttggtcCTGGTCTGATATGCTTAGGACCTTCTCTTCCCTTGAGGTTGATGGGTGCTGTaaggtttcttggatgaggcttctattgttgccccctggtttggtgctggctagttttgaaagtccGTCGGCTCAGGCATTTTACTCCCGAGGTATATATCGGATCGTGTATTCACTGAAGCTCCCGAGCTGTTCTTTAGTtttgtccaggtattttttcataatgAGATCCTTCGCCTGGTAACTTCCATCTATCTGGGAGGTGATTACTTGCGAGTcgctgaagatggtaagcttGTGTTCTCCgacttccctagccagcttcaagccagcCAGTAGGGCTTCGTACTCTGTTTGATTATTTGAGGCGGGAAACTCAAATCTTAAGGAGAGTTCGAGTTGGGTCCCTTGGTCGCTTTTTAAGATAACGCCTGCTCCACTTTCGGCTTTATTTGATGAGCTGTTGACATAGAGGTTCCATTCTATGGGAGTTCCCAGGGTATCTGTATACTCTGCGATGAAGTCAGCCATGTATTGGGATTCGACGACAGTGCGACCTTCGTACTTGAGGTCAAACTTGgatagctcgactgcccattgtagaattcttccGGCTAAATCTGTTTTCTCCAAGATGCCTTTCATGGGTTGATTAATCCGCActctgatggtgtgggcttgaaaataTGGTCGAAGTCTTCGGGAGGTGAGTATGAGGGCATAGgagaacttttctatcttttggtagTTCAGTTCATCCCCTTGTAAAGCCTtgttgatgaagtagatgggttgttgtccgTTGTCATCTTCTCTGACTAGCGCTGATGCTATCGCTTGACTTTCCACGGCGAGGTATAGTATCAGTTCTTCTCCTTGTCGAGGTCGAGTCAGGATGGGTGGTTGCCGTAGGAatgttttgaagtcttggaaggctttttcgcactcgggagtccattcgaacttctttcctttccttagtatTGCATAGAAAGGGAGAGATTTTAGCGCTGATCCGGCTAGAAACCTGGACAGGGCCACTAGTCTTCCATTTAGCTGCTGTACCTCTTTCACACAGGTCGGGCTTtttatgttgagtatggcttggcatttgTCTGGGTTTGCCTCAATGCCTCTCTGGGTAAGCATGAACCTAAGGAAttttccagcttctactgcgaagggaCATTTTGTGGGGTTTACCTCATCCCGTGCTTTCTTATAGTACGAAATACTTCGACGAGGTCGGGCAACAGTGTTTcctctttttgggttttttctaGCATGTCGTCCACAAAGACTTCCATCAGCTTCTCGATGTTGTCGGCAAATACTTTGTTCATTAACCTCTGATATGTGACCCTCGTGTTCTTTAGTCCGAacggcattactacgtagcagtagtttgcttttggggttaggaatgaggttttctcttagTCGGGTTTATGCATTGGGATTTGGTTTtaccccgagtaggcgtccatgaaggaAAGGTATTTGTATCCCGACGACGGGTCGACTAGGGTGTCGATGTTTGGGAGGGGAtaggggtcttttgggcaggctttattgaggtcggtgtaatctaCACACATCCGCCATTTCCCATTTAGCTTTTTTACCAATACGATGTTGGCCAGCCACAATGGATACttaacctcccttatgaaccctgcctctagcaAGGCTTGCACCTGTTTCTCCACGACTTGTGATCTCTCCAGGCCGGGCTTTCTGTGCTTTTGTTGTATTGGTCGAGATCCGAGGTACACTGCCAGTTTGTGTCACATTAAGCTGGGATCTATGCCAGGCATATTCGCAgtcttccatgcaaagaggtcagagTTTTCTTTTACGATCCTGACAAGTAGCTTTTTTAGGTCTTGCCTTAGGTTCGCTCCTATACTTGTTGTTTTATCTTGGGTGTCTCCGATTTGAACTTCTTCGGTCTCGCCTTCTGGTTGGGGATGGAGTTCTTCGTGAACCCGGGCACCTCCGAGTTCAATGGAGTTGGCCTCTTTTCCTCTAGGGTCGCCTTTgaggttcaggctttcattgtagcatcgTCGTGTGAGCTTTTGGTCTTCTTTAATGGTAGCTATGCCCTACGTGGTGGGAAACTTCATGCACAAGTGTGGAGTGAAGACTACCACAGCAAGTTGGTTTAGAGTTGTACATCCTATGAGTGCGTTATATGCCGAGCTTACATCGACGACTATGTAGTCTATGGTCAACGTCCTGGACCGAGCTCCTTTCTCGAAGGTGGTGTATGTTCCATGAGCTGCATATGTAGCTCCCTCTATTGATCCATGATTTGGGATTAGAATCCCCTCTGTTGGTCCATGAGTTGGAGTTAAAAATTTCTCTATTACTCTTGATTCTCCATGTATTGTCTAGATAGGCCATCAATAGCCTCTTGAATTTGACTCATGTCCATAGTGGCTGGTGTTGGGGCTTGTTGCTCTTCTTGCTGCTCCATTTCTTGGTgttcctcttcttgttgttcCTCCCTTTTTCTCCTCCTTTGTGGCCTCCTTTGTTATTGGGAAACCGTGACATATGACATTCTCTGAGGGGTGATTGGCTTACCCGGGTTTAACCAAACAGGGTTTGCATCCTCAAACACCACCATAGCCTTCTTGCATAGGCGAATCATGGTGCTTGGATAGTAGAGCCAAGCGTCAGGATCACTCTTCTCGAATAACTCTTGAATGTTCTTGGCTATGAGTTCATGGACTCTAATCTCTCCTCCTATCATAATGCAGTGCACCGTGGTGGCTCTTTTAATATTGACCTCTGAAGTGTTTACACTAGGCAGAATGGATCTGCTCACAATTTCATACCATCCTTTGCTTttgggatgaggtctcctctttTTAGAAACCTTGGcatttgatgccaaggcatcttaggctagtttcactagcatttttctgttagttttagttgttttatgcattttcttgagctttaagtaaccaagaatggttaaatgaataacaaagcaatgaaccatccaaacagtatgattttgatgcaaattccatgagttttagttatattacttgaatgctatgaatggaagatttctcatgaaatttggcaagactttgatgcaattgtttggatgatttcagggaagaagaggctaagcaagaaagcaacaaaatcaataaaggaagcttgaatatcacatgtggagtttaagttccagtttaagcctaaactggagcttaaac
This window contains:
- the LOC140176065 gene encoding uncharacterized protein, yielding MPFGLKNTRVTYQRLMNKVFADNIEKLMEVFVDDMLEKTQKEETLLPDLVEVFRTIRKHGMSQAIASALVREDDNGQQPIYFINKALQGDELNYQKIEKFSYALILTSRRLRPYFQAHTIRVRINQPMKGILEKTDLAGRILQWAVELSKFDLKYEGRTVVESQYMADFIAEYTDTLGTPIEWNLYVNSSSNKAESGAGVILKSDQGTQLELSLRFEFPASNNQTEYEALLAGLKLAREVGEHKLTIFSDSQVITSQIDGSYQAKDLIMKKYLDKTKEQLGSFSEYTIRYIPRE